A single region of the Lotus japonicus ecotype B-129 chromosome 4, LjGifu_v1.2 genome encodes:
- the LOC130715037 gene encoding VQ motif-containing protein 4, whose protein sequence is MDSKSPRTNNNHHHHHLLPSPRSSSSSSSTSNNGGAIPSPPSPSPYPPKPITRSDSANPYPTTFVQADTSSFKQVVQMLTGSTETAKQASSEVLAGTAVPPNKSHHHHNHNHHNHHHIPPIKTIPRKQNHQQHQSGFKLYERRNSLKNLKLNPLLPVFSSPHHSAGSAGFSPRKPEILSPSILDFPALVLSPVTPLLPDPFNRAAAGNLHRCGNSSPSLNTEAEEKAIKEKGFFLHPSPSTTPRDPEPRLLPLFPTTSPRASGSSSSS, encoded by the coding sequence ATGGATTCCAAATCCCCAAGAACCaacaacaaccaccaccaccaccaccttctcccATCTCCTCGCAGCtcaagcagcagcagcagcaccaGCAACAATGGCGGAGCAATCCCATCTCCGCCGTCACCCTCGCCGTACCCGCCAAAACCCATCACCAGATCCGACTCCGCCAACCCATATCCAACCACCTTCGTCCAAGCCGACACCTCCTCCTTCAAGCAAGTCGTCCAGATGCTCACCGGATCCACCGAGACCGCCAAACAAGCCTCCTCCGAAGTCCTCGCCGGCACCGCCGTGCCACCCAACAaatcccaccaccaccataaccacaaccaccacaaccaccaccacatcCCGCCGATCAAAACCATTCCCAGGAagcagaaccaccagcagcaccaaTCAGGGTTCAAGCTCTACGAGCGGAGAAACTCGCTCAAGAATCTCAAGCTCAACCCACTCCTCCCTGTGTTCTCTTCTCCTCATCACTCCGCCGGTTCCGCCGGATTCTCTCCCCGGAAGCCGGAGATTCTCTCCCCCAGCATCCTCGACTTCCCGGCGCTTGTTCTCAGCCCCGTCACTCCCCTCTTGCCGGACCCCTTCAACCGCGCCGCCGCCGGGAACCTACACCGGTGTGGGAATTCAAGCCCAAGCTTGAACACTGAAGCTGAAGAGAAAGCTATCAAGGAGAAAGGGTTTTTCTTACACCCTTCTCCCTCAACCACTCCCAGAGACCCTGAACCTCGCTTGCTTCCATTGTTTCCTACAACTTCACCTAGAGCCTCAGGTTCATCTTCATCGTcttga
- the LOC130715262 gene encoding uncharacterized protein LOC130715262 — translation MSRSKKSANKRAPSLDSYVSEDDEDYDKSKFMSFSAQLEYGPISEKRVTPERVVQLKDHEFKVFQDQINRRGWKKVAEPHPSYHPDTVYQFYANASHSLDAIRQRERRAYIPDDDTIETITGPYITTHCSPKPLTEVLKKLRDQNRIPKESALEPESPPALSDREMLLQMQAQLDRQNQQQKACYTAITGFYQSFSEHLWLTP, via the exons AT GTCAAGAAGCAAGAAATCAGCAAACAAGCGAGCACCAAGTCTAGACTCATATGTGTCTGAGGATGACGAAGATTATGATAAATCAAAATTCATGTCGTTCTCTGCTCAACTGGAATATGGCCCTATCTCTGAAAAGAGAGTCACACCCGAAAGGGTAGTCCAACTCAAAGATCATGAGTTCAAAGTCTTTCAGGATCAAATCAATAGGAGGGGCTGGAAGAAGGTGGCTGAACCACATCCGTCTTATCATCCAGACACTGTGTATCAATTTTATGCTAATGCTTCCCATTCTCTGGATGCAATAAGACAGAG GGAACGTAGAGCTTATATCCCCGATGATGACACAATTGAGACAATCACTGGTCCATATATCACCACTCATTGCTCACCTAAGCCTTTGACTGAGGTGTTGAAGAAACTTAGAGACCAAAACCGTATACCAAAGGAGTCAGCACTAGAACCAGAGTCACCACCAGCACTATCAGATAGAGAAATGCTATTGCAGATGCAGGCTCAGCTGGATCGCCAAAATCAGCAGCAGAAGGCGTGCTATACAGCCATTACTGGGTTTTATCAGAGTTTTTCAGAGCATTTATGGCTCACGCCCTGA